From the Pseudomonas baltica genome, one window contains:
- a CDS encoding ammonium transporter, which translates to MEISQSAVDSLIHGSNTLFILAGAVMVLAMHAGFAFLEVGTVRHKNQVNALCKILSDFAVSTLAYFFVGYWVAYGVTFLQPAAVINVDHGFALVKFFFLLTFAAAIPAIISGGIAERARFVPQLFATVLIVAFIYPFFEGMMWNGNLGVQAWLQAQFGAGFHDFAGSVVVHAMGGWLALAAILLLGPRDGRYRDGKLVAFAPSNIPFLALGSWVLIVGWFGFNVMSAQTLQAVSGLVAINSLMAMVGGTLAALIVGRNDPGFLHNGPLAGLVAVCAGSDLMHPVGALVTGAIAGGLFVVCFIAAQRQRRFDDVLGVWPLHGICGVWGGIACGIFGQTALGGLGGVSLISQVFGSALGVLIAVVGGFLVYGVIKAVAGIRLSQEQQYYGADLSIHRIGANAHE; encoded by the coding sequence ATGGAAATCTCTCAAAGCGCTGTGGATTCGCTGATCCACGGTTCCAATACCCTGTTCATTCTTGCCGGTGCCGTGATGGTACTGGCCATGCACGCGGGCTTTGCCTTTCTCGAAGTGGGCACCGTGCGCCACAAGAATCAGGTCAACGCGCTGTGCAAGATACTCAGCGATTTTGCCGTGTCGACCCTGGCGTACTTCTTCGTCGGCTACTGGGTCGCCTATGGCGTGACCTTTTTGCAGCCTGCCGCAGTGATTAACGTCGACCATGGCTTCGCGCTGGTCAAGTTCTTCTTTCTGTTGACCTTCGCCGCCGCTATCCCGGCGATCATTTCCGGGGGCATCGCCGAGCGCGCGCGTTTCGTGCCGCAGCTGTTCGCCACGGTGTTGATCGTAGCCTTCATCTACCCGTTCTTCGAGGGGATGATGTGGAACGGCAACCTCGGTGTCCAGGCCTGGTTGCAGGCGCAGTTCGGTGCCGGCTTCCACGATTTTGCTGGGTCCGTGGTGGTGCATGCGATGGGCGGCTGGCTGGCGCTGGCGGCGATCCTGTTGCTGGGCCCGCGCGATGGCCGCTATAGGGATGGCAAGCTGGTGGCCTTCGCACCGTCCAATATTCCGTTTCTGGCGTTGGGGTCGTGGGTGCTGATTGTCGGCTGGTTCGGCTTTAACGTCATGAGCGCGCAGACCCTGCAGGCGGTCAGCGGCCTGGTGGCGATCAATTCGCTGATGGCCATGGTCGGCGGCACTCTGGCGGCGCTGATCGTCGGCCGCAACGATCCGGGCTTCCTGCACAACGGTCCTCTGGCCGGTCTGGTGGCGGTGTGCGCCGGTTCCGACCTGATGCACCCGGTGGGTGCGCTGGTGACCGGGGCGATTGCGGGTGGGCTGTTTGTGGTGTGCTTCATCGCTGCCCAGCGCCAGCGCCGATTCGATGACGTGCTCGGGGTCTGGCCGTTGCATGGCATCTGCGGCGTCTGGGGCGGCATTGCCTGCGGCATTTTCGGCCAGACGGCGCTAGGCGGCCTTGGTGGTGTCAGCCTGATCAGTCAAGTGTTCGGCAGCGCGCTCGGGGTGCTGATAGCGGTGGTTGGAGGTTTTTTGGTTTACGGCGTGATCAAGGCAGTGGCCGGGATCCGCTTGAGCCAGGAGCAGCAGTATTACGGCGCGGACCTGTCGATTCACCGGATTGGAGCGAATGCGCATGAGTGA
- a CDS encoding YqjD family protein, whose translation MVSKTAKTAQAVLANDFQILVKDAEKLLEHTATLAGDQADELRAQIHESLLKAKESLKETQESLSEKSKEVVVQAEDYVQANPWQSIGIAAGVGFLIGLLASRR comes from the coding sequence ATGGTCAGCAAGACAGCAAAGACGGCTCAGGCAGTACTCGCGAACGACTTTCAGATCCTCGTCAAGGACGCTGAAAAACTCCTCGAACACACCGCCACGCTGGCAGGCGACCAAGCTGATGAATTGCGCGCCCAGATTCACGAAAGCCTGCTCAAGGCCAAGGAATCCCTCAAGGAAACCCAGGAATCCCTGAGCGAAAAGAGCAAGGAAGTGGTGGTTCAGGCTGAAGACTATGTACAGGCCAACCCATGGCAGTCGATCGGCATTGCCGCCGGTGTCGGCTTCCTCATCGGCCTGCTGGCGTCTCGTCGCTGA
- a CDS encoding phage holin family protein: MALDSDTSSSSGSTARRLGAAVLGMLHSHIELFGIELQEQKSRTVSLLLFAGLALVFALLALVALSGLILILLWDNYRIPGMIGLCIFYLLAGLFCAVRLKAAIFDESSPFSGTLEELANDRERLLP; the protein is encoded by the coding sequence ATGGCTCTGGACAGCGATACTTCATCCAGCAGCGGCTCCACCGCACGCCGACTCGGTGCTGCGGTGCTGGGCATGCTGCACAGCCATATCGAACTGTTCGGGATCGAGCTGCAAGAGCAGAAGTCCCGCACGGTCAGCCTGCTGTTGTTCGCCGGGCTGGCCTTGGTCTTCGCCCTGCTGGCGCTGGTGGCGCTGTCTGGTCTGATCCTCATTTTATTGTGGGACAACTACCGTATTCCAGGGATGATCGGCCTGTGCATTTTCTACCTGCTGGCCGGGCTGTTCTGTGCGGTACGCCTCAAAGCGGCGATCTTCGATGAATCCTCGCCGTTCAGCGGCACCCTCGAAGAACTGGCCAATGACCGGGAGCGCCTGTTGCCATGA
- a CDS encoding EAL domain-containing protein: protein MIDGQPLACFQPFIDTATGRIAGIEALGRLRQADGQLSSVGPLFADPRTPAATLRKLDRMIRDNALSRLKEVPEDWFLSLNMSPRWISRLKPGQALPSLRQLERHGIDPQRIVFEITEFNGDTERLSEVVRRYREVGARIAIDDFGAGYSQLDRVLALQPDILKLDMRLFQAAARGGPSSEVVKALALMAEKTGCWIIAEGVETEAELDFALECGSRYVQGYLFARAEPHFFDPDAFVSRFAELREHYVARKVDERARLMTLRKQLVTLMGHLQTWASANAPISELPHFVDSPWLLRFYQCDRQGTQLTPNHEWRDNAWQTDASYLGHNWSWRPYFYHLLAEGWDERRLILSSTYRDATSNQYCLTAGQFFDNGNRLLLIDVDAAVL from the coding sequence GTGATCGACGGGCAACCGCTCGCATGTTTCCAGCCGTTTATCGACACCGCCACGGGTCGTATCGCTGGAATTGAGGCCTTGGGGCGCTTGCGTCAGGCCGACGGCCAATTGTCCTCGGTCGGCCCGCTCTTCGCCGACCCACGCACACCAGCAGCGACACTGCGCAAGCTCGACCGCATGATCCGCGACAACGCCCTGAGCAGACTCAAGGAAGTCCCCGAGGACTGGTTCCTGAGCCTCAACATGTCGCCGCGCTGGATCAGCCGCCTCAAGCCTGGACAAGCTCTGCCCAGCCTGCGGCAGCTGGAACGACACGGCATCGACCCGCAGCGGATCGTTTTCGAAATCACCGAATTCAATGGCGATACCGAACGCCTGAGCGAAGTGGTACGCCGCTACCGTGAAGTAGGCGCGCGGATTGCCATCGACGACTTCGGCGCCGGCTACTCGCAGCTCGACCGCGTGCTGGCGTTGCAGCCGGACATTCTCAAGCTTGATATGCGTCTGTTCCAGGCCGCCGCCCGAGGCGGCCCTAGCAGTGAGGTGGTCAAGGCGCTGGCGCTGATGGCGGAAAAGACCGGCTGCTGGATCATCGCCGAAGGCGTCGAGACCGAAGCCGAGCTGGATTTCGCGCTCGAATGCGGTTCCCGCTACGTGCAGGGCTACCTGTTCGCCCGCGCCGAACCGCACTTCTTCGATCCTGACGCCTTCGTCAGCCGCTTCGCCGAATTGCGCGAGCACTATGTGGCGCGCAAGGTCGATGAACGCGCCCGGCTGATGACCCTGCGCAAGCAACTGGTAACACTTATGGGCCATCTGCAGACCTGGGCCAGCGCCAATGCACCGATCAGCGAATTGCCGCACTTCGTCGACAGCCCCTGGCTACTGCGTTTCTATCAATGCGATCGGCAAGGTACGCAATTGACCCCCAACCACGAATGGCGTGACAACGCCTGGCAGACCGACGCCAGCTATCTGGGCCACAACTGGTCGTGGCGCCCCTACTTCTACCACCTGCTGGCCGAGGGCTGGGACGAGCGTCGGCTGATCCTCTCCAGCACCTATCGCGACGCCACCAGCAACCAGTATTGCCTGACCGCGGGGCAGTTCTTCGACAACGGCAACCGCTTGCTGCTGATCGACGTGGACGCTGCTGTGCTATAG
- a CDS encoding deoxyguanosinetriphosphate triphosphohydrolase, which yields MDWPELLNRERLGKVLHSAEELGRSPFHKDHDRIIFSGAFRRLGRKTQVHPVTSNDHIHTRLTHSLEVSCVGRSLGMRVGETLRDRLPQWCDPSDLGMVVQSACLAHDIGNPPFGHSGEDAIRSWFHQAASRGWLDAMSLAERADFLNFEGNAQGFRVLTQLEYHQFDGGTRLTYATLGTFLKYPWTARHADSLGYKKHKFGCYQSELPLLEQITHKLGLPQIEDQRWARHPLVYLMEAADDICYALIDLEDGLEMDLLEYAEVEALLLGLVGDDLPETYRQLGPGDSRRRKLAILRGKAIEHLTNAAARAFVEQQEALLAGTLPGDLVEHMHGPAKRCVLSAKDMARKKIFQDKRKTLHEIGAYTTLEILLNAFCGAALEQHDGGAPSFKSRRILDLLGNNAPSPGVPLHTSFMRVIDFIAGMTDSYASEMAREMTGRSSPV from the coding sequence TTGGATTGGCCTGAACTGCTTAACCGTGAACGCCTCGGCAAGGTCCTGCACAGCGCCGAGGAGCTGGGCCGCAGCCCTTTTCACAAGGACCACGACCGGATCATCTTCTCCGGTGCCTTCCGCCGCCTCGGGCGCAAGACCCAGGTGCATCCTGTCACCAGCAACGATCATATCCACACGCGTCTGACCCATTCACTGGAAGTCAGCTGCGTCGGTCGCTCGCTGGGCATGCGTGTGGGCGAAACCCTGCGCGACCGCCTGCCCCAGTGGTGCGACCCCAGCGACCTGGGCATGGTCGTGCAATCCGCCTGCCTGGCCCACGACATCGGCAACCCGCCTTTCGGCCACTCCGGCGAAGACGCCATCCGCAGCTGGTTCCATCAGGCGGCAAGCCGTGGCTGGCTGGATGCGATGAGCCTCGCCGAACGTGCGGACTTCCTCAACTTCGAAGGCAACGCCCAAGGCTTTCGCGTGCTCACCCAGCTCGAGTACCACCAGTTCGATGGCGGCACCCGGCTCACCTACGCCACGCTGGGGACCTTTCTCAAGTACCCTTGGACGGCGCGCCATGCCGATTCGCTGGGCTACAAGAAGCACAAGTTCGGCTGTTACCAGAGCGAGCTGCCCTTGCTCGAGCAGATCACCCACAAACTCGGCCTGCCTCAGATCGAAGACCAACGCTGGGCGCGCCATCCGCTGGTGTACCTGATGGAGGCCGCCGACGACATCTGCTACGCACTGATCGACCTTGAAGATGGCCTGGAGATGGATCTGCTCGAATACGCGGAGGTCGAAGCGCTGCTGCTCGGGCTGGTGGGCGATGATCTTCCCGAGACTTACCGCCAACTGGGCCCAGGCGATTCTCGCCGACGCAAGCTGGCAATCTTGCGCGGCAAGGCCATCGAGCACCTGACCAACGCGGCAGCCAGGGCCTTCGTCGAGCAGCAGGAAGCCTTGCTGGCCGGTACCTTGCCGGGTGATCTGGTCGAGCACATGCACGGTCCGGCGAAACGCTGCGTGCTGAGCGCCAAGGACATGGCCCGCAAGAAGATCTTCCAGGACAAGCGCAAAACGCTGCATGAAATAGGCGCCTATACCACTCTGGAGATCCTCCTCAACGCCTTCTGCGGAGCGGCTCTGGAACAACACGACGGCGGTGCACCTTCGTTCAAGAGCCGGCGTATTCTGGACCTGCTGGGCAACAATGCGCCGAGTCCGGGAGTGCCATTACACACCTCGTTCATGCGGGTCATCGACTTTATTGCCGGCATGACCGACAGCTATGCCAGCGAGATGGCCCGGGAAATGACCGGCCGCTCGAGCCCCGTATGA
- a CDS encoding response regulator transcription factor: MHSIFIVDDHPVIRFGMRKVLEDAGYQIAGETDNGADAIQMVRETSPDLLLLDIQMPRLDGLELLARLRAMNQPVRTLILTVQPPEHFTRRCIGQGASGFVSKKEDPTELLSAIKAILSGYNYFPRDAMAAPARCAEHSKEMGLFKLVNDRELMVLQLYAQGRTNHEIAESMFLSNKTVSTYKKRLMLKLQIDSAIDLIELAKRHGLV; the protein is encoded by the coding sequence ATGCATTCGATATTCATCGTTGACGACCACCCAGTCATTCGCTTCGGTATGCGCAAGGTACTGGAAGACGCCGGTTATCAAATAGCCGGCGAAACCGACAATGGTGCCGATGCCATCCAGATGGTGCGCGAAACCAGTCCTGACCTGTTACTCCTCGATATCCAGATGCCGCGTCTCGACGGGCTGGAGCTACTAGCGCGCCTACGAGCCATGAACCAGCCTGTGCGTACGCTGATACTGACGGTGCAACCGCCAGAGCACTTCACTCGACGTTGTATCGGCCAAGGCGCATCTGGATTTGTCAGCAAAAAGGAAGACCCAACCGAACTGCTGAGCGCGATCAAGGCGATATTGTCCGGCTATAACTACTTCCCCAGGGACGCCATGGCCGCCCCTGCCCGTTGCGCTGAACATTCAAAAGAAATGGGGTTATTCAAACTGGTCAATGATCGAGAGCTGATGGTGCTGCAACTGTACGCCCAGGGCCGTACCAATCACGAGATTGCCGAAAGTATGTTTTTAAGTAACAAAACGGTCAGCACCTATAAAAAACGCCTGATGCTAAAGTTGCAGATCGACTCGGCCATCGACCTTATCGAATTGGCCAAGCGTCATGGGCTGGTATGA
- a CDS encoding cache domain-containing protein, whose amino-acid sequence MHWPTRRRFPLHVHISAMLTLMLLLIGTLLGLFNYRQASQIILGSSQQLFARLDQDVRLDLQNTYQPIRNVLNLLALADPGTHAPLEQRLKLLAPFNQALTDNSNLTSLFIGDIDGSFFMVRPLRTDALKTLLKAPSGAQLQVWSVERDAQGMAHSQSLFYDNQLQLITRQQNSNETYDPRKRPWFMDANNHDGAITTAPYVFYSGHQVGTTLARRSSAGTVIAADLTLAQLSATLSKHKITPSTQAVLYDPQGNAVAYPDSSQLVVEGGTPHLARVADLSPVLAKLLAQGVPADQRLTVTGRTWIIAHSLQPEGGPGGLQLALLMPEDELLADAYRLRRNGAPLTLTALLLCLPFGWLAARLMVRPMRALVKEAESVRRFEFERCLSQPSAVLEVDELTTAMQRMKGTLGEFFSVASRLCAEPQFAPLLQHLLEETLMVSQAHGGLIYQIDESGPRLSVSGVIIQQQRLAPSTLNLRSRLATDLDAPDWMRQACSGSTALVTSLGFENAQDLQVLMSRLQSPRVHLVAIPLRNRGQQLVGLLVLLHRDTGMLTETDTLGPDRIAFIRAVISTAAAGIVGHEPQPLAASVGKLEV is encoded by the coding sequence ATGCACTGGCCCACGCGACGCCGCTTTCCCTTGCACGTTCACATCAGCGCCATGTTGACCCTGATGCTGCTGTTGATTGGCACCCTGCTGGGCCTCTTCAACTATCGCCAAGCGTCGCAGATCATTCTCGGCAGTAGCCAGCAACTCTTTGCCCGGCTCGATCAGGATGTACGCCTCGACCTGCAAAACACCTATCAACCTATCCGCAACGTGCTCAACCTGTTGGCCTTGGCCGATCCCGGCACCCACGCTCCGCTGGAGCAGCGCCTGAAGCTGCTGGCACCCTTCAACCAGGCGCTGACCGACAATTCGAATCTCACCTCGCTATTCATCGGCGACATCGACGGCAGCTTCTTCATGGTCCGGCCGTTACGCACCGATGCCCTTAAAACGCTGCTCAAGGCGCCGAGTGGTGCGCAGTTGCAAGTCTGGAGCGTCGAGCGTGACGCTCAGGGCATGGCGCATTCGCAGTCGCTGTTCTATGACAATCAGCTACAACTGATAACCCGCCAGCAAAATAGCAACGAAACCTACGATCCGCGCAAACGCCCTTGGTTCATGGATGCCAACAACCATGACGGCGCGATCACCACGGCTCCCTATGTGTTCTACTCCGGCCATCAGGTGGGGACTACCTTGGCCAGGCGCAGCAGCGCCGGTACGGTAATTGCCGCAGACCTGACCCTGGCGCAACTGAGCGCCACGCTGAGCAAGCACAAAATCACCCCGAGCACCCAGGCCGTGCTCTATGACCCACAGGGCAATGCGGTCGCTTACCCCGACAGCAGCCAGCTAGTGGTCGAAGGCGGGACTCCGCATCTGGCCAGGGTCGCCGATCTGTCACCGGTACTGGCCAAGCTCCTGGCCCAAGGTGTGCCCGCCGACCAGCGCCTGACGGTCACAGGCCGCACCTGGATTATCGCCCACAGTCTGCAGCCGGAAGGCGGCCCGGGAGGCTTGCAACTGGCGTTATTGATGCCCGAGGACGAACTGCTGGCGGATGCGTATCGGCTGCGGCGCAACGGCGCCCCGTTGACACTGACTGCGTTGCTGCTGTGCTTGCCATTCGGCTGGCTGGCGGCGCGCCTGATGGTACGACCGATGCGGGCGCTGGTGAAAGAGGCCGAAAGCGTGAGGCGCTTTGAATTCGAGCGTTGCCTGAGCCAGCCTTCGGCGGTGCTTGAAGTGGATGAACTGACCACCGCCATGCAGCGCATGAAAGGCACCCTAGGCGAATTCTTCAGCGTTGCCAGTCGCCTGTGCGCCGAACCGCAGTTCGCGCCGCTGTTGCAGCATCTGCTGGAAGAGACCTTGATGGTCAGCCAAGCCCATGGCGGGCTGATTTATCAGATCGATGAGAGCGGCCCGCGACTGTCGGTCAGTGGCGTAATCATCCAGCAGCAGCGCCTGGCGCCATCGACATTGAATCTGCGCTCGCGCCTGGCTACCGACCTCGACGCTCCGGACTGGATGCGCCAGGCCTGCAGTGGCAGCACGGCCTTGGTGACCTCCCTGGGGTTCGAAAACGCCCAAGACCTGCAAGTCCTCATGAGCCGCCTGCAAAGCCCACGCGTACACTTGGTGGCGATCCCGTTGCGCAATCGTGGCCAACAACTGGTGGGCCTGCTGGTGCTGCTGCACCGCGACACCGGCATGCTGACGGAAACGGACACCCTGGGCCCTGATCGCATTGCGTTCATTCGCGCAGTGATCAGCACCGCGGCCGCTGGCATCGTCGGGCATGAACCGCAGCCATTGGCGGCATCCGTGGGAAAACTGGAGGTATGA
- a CDS encoding YggL family protein, with protein sequence MATNRSQRLRKKLCVDEFQELGFELNLEFKEGLAEEAIDAFLEAFLKDAMEANGLGYVGGDDFGLVCLEKRGSVSEEQRATVEAWLKARSELTSVEVSPLLDVWYPEKPINPVA encoded by the coding sequence ATGGCCACTAATCGTTCCCAACGTCTGCGCAAAAAACTCTGCGTCGATGAATTCCAGGAGCTGGGTTTCGAGCTGAACCTCGAGTTCAAGGAAGGGCTGGCTGAAGAGGCAATCGATGCATTCCTCGAAGCGTTCCTGAAAGACGCCATGGAGGCCAATGGCCTTGGCTATGTCGGCGGCGATGACTTCGGTCTGGTTTGCCTCGAGAAGCGCGGCTCGGTCAGCGAAGAGCAACGTGCCACTGTCGAAGCCTGGCTCAAGGCGCGTAGCGAACTGACCAGCGTTGAAGTCAGCCCGTTGCTGGATGTCTGGTATCCAGAAAAGCCGATCAATCCGGTTGCCTGA
- the dacB gene encoding D-alanyl-D-alanine carboxypeptidase/D-alanyl-D-alanine-endopeptidase, whose amino-acid sequence MIKSLRPLLLAGFLLPLTFSLSAAPLNTTLPPKVQQALRAAKLDDNALSLVMVPLSGPGTPTVFNADVSVNPASTMKLVTTYAALELLGPNYQWKTEFYTDGKLDSGILNGNLYLKGGGDPKLNLEKLWLLMRDLRNNGVRQITGDLVLDRSYFIQPQLPDFNDDGGDDNKPFLVKPDALMINLKAMRFIARNDAGKVSVSVEPPIATIHIDNQVKAIPGSKCGADVRYNPVPQADGISVVVSGQLAEGCSSQTYLSLLDHPEYAAGAVRAIWNELGGSIQGHDRQGEVPKTATLLARAFSPDLAEIIRDINKYSNNTMAQQLFLSIGAQYRSDADGDDAKAAQRMIRQWLAKKGITASHLVMENGSGLSRDERVSAREMAMMLQSAWQSPYQAEFMSSMPLVGMDGTMRKRLKTTAMAGEGHIKTGTLNTVRAISGFSRDDNGTTWAVVAILNDPKPWGTSSVLDQVLLDLYRQPASNTSSISLQN is encoded by the coding sequence ATGATCAAATCTTTACGTCCATTGTTGCTGGCCGGCTTTCTGCTGCCGCTGACGTTCTCCCTCTCCGCCGCCCCGCTCAACACCACCCTGCCGCCCAAGGTTCAGCAGGCGCTGCGGGCCGCCAAACTGGACGACAATGCCCTGTCGCTGGTCATGGTGCCATTGAGCGGCCCCGGCACGCCGACGGTGTTCAACGCTGATGTGTCGGTCAATCCGGCGTCGACCATGAAACTGGTGACCACCTATGCAGCGCTGGAGCTGCTGGGCCCCAACTACCAGTGGAAAACCGAGTTCTACACCGACGGTAAACTCGACAGCGGCATCCTCAACGGCAATCTTTACCTCAAGGGCGGCGGCGATCCGAAGCTCAACCTGGAAAAACTCTGGCTGCTGATGCGCGATCTGCGCAATAACGGCGTGCGGCAGATCACCGGCGACCTCGTGCTCGATCGCAGCTACTTCATCCAGCCGCAGTTGCCGGACTTCAACGACGATGGCGGCGACGACAACAAGCCGTTCCTGGTCAAGCCCGACGCGCTGATGATCAACCTCAAGGCCATGCGTTTCATCGCCCGCAACGACGCGGGCAAGGTCAGCGTATCGGTTGAGCCACCGATCGCCACCATTCATATCGACAATCAGGTCAAGGCCATCCCAGGCAGCAAATGCGGCGCCGATGTGCGCTACAACCCCGTGCCTCAGGCCGATGGCATATCGGTGGTGGTGAGCGGACAGTTGGCTGAAGGCTGCAGCTCGCAGACTTATCTGTCGCTGCTCGATCATCCTGAATACGCCGCCGGAGCGGTTCGCGCCATCTGGAACGAGCTCGGTGGCAGCATCCAGGGCCACGACCGCCAGGGTGAAGTACCGAAGACCGCCACATTGCTGGCCCGAGCGTTCTCCCCGGATCTGGCGGAGATCATTCGCGACATCAACAAATACAGCAACAACACCATGGCCCAGCAGCTGTTCCTGAGCATTGGCGCGCAGTATCGCAGCGACGCCGACGGCGATGATGCCAAGGCAGCTCAGCGGATGATTCGCCAATGGCTGGCGAAAAAAGGCATCACCGCTTCCCACCTGGTCATGGAAAACGGCTCCGGGCTATCCCGTGACGAACGGGTCAGCGCCCGGGAAATGGCGATGATGCTGCAGTCGGCATGGCAAAGCCCCTACCAGGCCGAGTTCATGAGCTCGATGCCGCTGGTGGGCATGGACGGCACCATGCGCAAGCGCCTCAAGACTACGGCCATGGCCGGCGAAGGCCATATCAAGACGGGCACCTTGAATACCGTTCGCGCGATCTCCGGCTTTAGCCGCGACGATAACGGCACGACGTGGGCGGTCGTGGCCATCCTCAATGACCCCAAGCCGTGGGGCACGTCGTCGGTGCTCGACCAGGTGCTGCTGGACTTGTATCGCCAGCCCGCGAGCAACACATCGTCGATCTCGCTGCAGAACTGA
- a CDS encoding GGDEF domain-containing protein has protein sequence MSQTGARPRILGFISVDAAAWLVAVVVCTGGLVSTGLIAWSSYDSFQRQLRQRFELLAGERFTRIEERFTDQVQRLDGVRRFIVYSQTVSRDEFNGYVKPLLGRTLAYSWAPRVARSEREAFERDARAEGIAGFSIRDLAGNGQLVPAARRDDYLPVFFTQSKVQADVPLGYDMLTNEPRRQTFQRAQAIGSFALSPPVVLVGLREEDSHGMLMVAPVTGPSRGDPLLARPVPGFVSAIISVPLLMTDGLPTPADDNLQVRIRDLAAQPTDALLFQSPVAATELNLSAIHFMTLGDRSYEIMLRPSNVFAHANRSNAQLTVLLLGSLLSVLLSTLLYSLISQRQRALALVHERTIQLQERDRLLQKLSAEVPGGIYQYLKTANDAERFTYASKGLLDIFELSTQDLVLDTRRMLERLHPDDLDQVNKSINWSREHLSRWREEFRIVVPRAGLRWVRGEATPERLDDGGTLWHGYFTDISDLKRVEEELRALSITDALTGIYNRRYFQERLKSELSRAERDGTELSVIMLDIDHFKLINDQYGHAEGDRALQSLCQRIAQRLRRGDVFCRLGGEEFMVLCPGTSSDQAYALALELWQGLRAAPTDGVGVVTASFGIASWRRGEGADTLLLRADSGVYAAKQAGRDRVQAQLP, from the coding sequence ATGTCACAGACTGGCGCGCGCCCCAGAATTCTCGGCTTTATCAGCGTGGATGCGGCTGCGTGGCTGGTGGCTGTAGTGGTGTGTACCGGCGGCCTCGTCAGCACCGGGCTGATCGCCTGGTCGAGCTACGACAGCTTCCAGCGCCAGCTTCGTCAGCGCTTCGAATTGCTCGCGGGCGAGCGCTTCACGCGTATCGAAGAGCGCTTTACCGATCAGGTCCAGCGCCTCGATGGGGTGCGCCGCTTTATCGTCTATTCCCAGACCGTCAGCCGGGATGAATTCAACGGTTACGTCAAACCCCTGCTGGGCCGCACCCTGGCCTACAGCTGGGCGCCGCGCGTTGCCCGCAGTGAGCGTGAGGCCTTCGAGCGCGACGCGCGGGCCGAAGGTATCGCCGGCTTCAGCATTCGCGATCTGGCAGGCAACGGGCAACTGGTGCCCGCCGCACGGCGGGACGACTACCTCCCGGTGTTCTTCACCCAGAGCAAAGTGCAAGCGGATGTGCCTCTGGGCTATGACATGCTCACCAACGAACCGCGGCGTCAGACCTTCCAGCGCGCCCAGGCCATCGGCAGTTTTGCCCTGTCCCCCCCCGTGGTGCTGGTGGGATTGAGGGAGGAGGACAGCCACGGCATGTTGATGGTTGCGCCGGTCACCGGCCCGAGTCGGGGCGATCCATTGCTGGCGCGGCCAGTCCCAGGTTTTGTCAGCGCTATCATCAGTGTGCCGTTGCTGATGACGGACGGCCTGCCGACCCCGGCGGACGACAATCTGCAGGTCCGTATTCGCGATCTGGCCGCGCAGCCGACCGACGCGCTGTTGTTTCAATCACCTGTCGCCGCGACCGAGTTGAATCTGTCGGCCATCCATTTCATGACCTTGGGGGATCGCTCCTACGAAATCATGTTGCGGCCCAGTAATGTCTTCGCTCACGCCAACCGCTCCAACGCACAGCTGACCGTGCTGCTGCTGGGCAGCTTGCTCAGCGTGTTGCTCAGCACCTTGCTGTACAGCTTGATCAGTCAGCGTCAGCGCGCGCTGGCGTTGGTGCACGAGCGCACGATTCAATTGCAGGAACGCGATCGGCTCTTGCAAAAACTCAGCGCCGAAGTACCCGGCGGGATTTATCAGTATCTGAAGACCGCCAATGACGCCGAGCGCTTCACCTACGCCAGCAAGGGGCTGCTGGATATTTTCGAGCTGTCCACTCAAGACCTGGTACTCGATACGCGCCGGATGCTGGAGCGCTTGCACCCGGATGATCTCGATCAGGTCAACAAATCCATCAACTGGTCCCGCGAGCACCTGAGTCGCTGGCGCGAAGAGTTTCGTATCGTCGTTCCGCGGGCGGGCCTGCGCTGGGTTCGTGGCGAGGCGACACCTGAGCGACTGGACGATGGCGGAACCCTCTGGCACGGCTACTTCACTGATATTTCCGATCTCAAGCGGGTGGAGGAAGAGCTGCGGGCGCTGTCGATTACCGACGCGCTGACCGGTATCTATAACCGCCGGTATTTCCAGGAACGGCTCAAATCCGAGCTCAGTCGCGCCGAGCGTGACGGCACCGAGCTGTCGGTGATCATGCTGGACATAGATCACTTCAAGCTGATCAACGATCAATACGGACACGCCGAGGGCGATCGGGCGCTGCAGTCGCTGTGCCAGCGCATCGCCCAGCGCCTGCGTCGCGGCGATGTGTTCTGCCGGTTGGGGGGCGAGGAGTTCATGGTGCTGTGCCCGGGCACCAGCAGCGATCAGGCCTATGCGCTGGCGCTGGAACTGTGGCAAGGATTGCGCGCAGCGCCTACCGATGGCGTCGGCGTGGTCACCGCGAGCTTCGGTATCGCCAGCTGGCGCCGCGGGGAGGGGGCCGACACCTTGCTGCTGCGCGCCGACTCTGGCGTCTATGCGGCCAAGCAGGCTGGACGCGATCGCGTCCAGGCGCAGTTGCCCTGA